In a genomic window of Streptomyces pristinaespiralis:
- a CDS encoding Zn-dependent alcohol dehydrogenase, whose protein sequence is MRAAVVHEIGQDKLEVLDDVEAVGFGPGKVRIRIRATGLCHSDVSAMNGVLPQPAPFVPGHEGAGEILDVGDQVSGLTAGDRVLMCWLPACGLCPSCKRGQGHLCLTGFMNAGTPNFRRPGGDVFGFAGTGTFTEEVVVDAGCAVPIPEDVPFDIAALIGCGVTTGLGAAINTAKVEAGSSVAVIGCGGVGISAIQGAKLRGAAQIVAVDPVAARREAALRFGATEAVEPEALGDAKQRITAGEGFDYVFEVVGKSATARTAYAATRRGGTLCIVGAGAMDDHVRFNMFELFFDEKRILPSMYGGGDVLRSYERAIALWRAGRIDLAGLITHRVPLAGINDAVAQMRSGEALRTCIEI, encoded by the coding sequence ATGCGCGCAGCCGTAGTGCACGAGATCGGCCAGGACAAACTCGAAGTCCTCGACGACGTCGAGGCGGTGGGTTTCGGCCCCGGCAAGGTACGGATCCGGATCAGGGCCACCGGCCTGTGCCACTCCGACGTCTCCGCCATGAACGGTGTGCTGCCGCAGCCCGCCCCCTTCGTGCCCGGCCACGAGGGCGCCGGAGAGATCCTCGACGTCGGCGACCAGGTCAGCGGTCTCACCGCCGGCGACCGGGTCCTGATGTGCTGGCTGCCCGCGTGCGGTCTCTGCCCGTCCTGCAAGCGGGGGCAGGGCCACCTGTGCCTGACCGGGTTCATGAACGCCGGCACCCCCAACTTCCGCCGCCCCGGCGGCGACGTCTTCGGCTTCGCGGGTACCGGCACCTTCACCGAGGAGGTCGTCGTCGACGCGGGCTGCGCGGTGCCGATACCCGAGGACGTGCCCTTCGACATCGCCGCCCTCATCGGCTGCGGTGTCACCACCGGACTCGGTGCGGCCATCAACACGGCGAAGGTGGAGGCCGGTTCCTCCGTCGCCGTCATCGGCTGCGGCGGCGTCGGCATCTCCGCGATCCAGGGCGCGAAACTGCGGGGCGCGGCACAGATCGTCGCCGTCGACCCCGTCGCGGCCAGGCGCGAGGCGGCGCTGCGCTTCGGTGCGACGGAGGCGGTGGAGCCCGAGGCCCTCGGCGACGCCAAGCAGCGGATCACCGCGGGCGAGGGCTTCGACTACGTCTTCGAGGTCGTGGGGAAGTCGGCCACGGCCCGCACGGCCTACGCGGCGACCCGGCGCGGCGGGACGCTGTGCATCGTCGGCGCCGGCGCGATGGACGACCACGTGCGGTTCAACATGTTCGAGCTGTTCTTCGACGAGAAGCGCATCCTGCCGTCCATGTACGGCGGCGGTGACGTGCTGCGCTCCTACGAACGGGCCATCGCGCTGTGGCGGGCCGGCCGGATCGACCTGGCGGGCCTCATCACGCACCGGGTGCCGCTCGCCGGGATCAACGACGCGGTGGCGCAGATGCGCAGCGGCGAGGCCCTGCGTACATGCATCGAGATCTGA
- a CDS encoding 3-oxoacyl-ACP reductase, with protein MSLPLEGLSAIVTGAGRGLGRAEALELARLGAAVVVNDYGPPGRDGVGEPAAGSVSDPVADSVAESVAGEIRAAGGRAVAHLGDVADFGTARALVDLAVREYGKLDILVNNAGILRDRMVFSMSEDEWDAVVRVHLKGHFNTTRFAAAHWRERAKAAGGRVYGRIVNTSSEAFLAGSAGQPNYAAAKGGIVGLTTSTAHALAKYGVTANVICPRARTRMTEDVFAGVAEAEPGGFDALSPEHVAPLVGYLSSPAAAVVNGQLLVVHGGMVAVVERPRVAAKFDASLEKGPTFSFEELADVLTPYFEAQPRGETFAAVEALGLRRG; from the coding sequence ATGTCACTTCCCCTCGAGGGCCTGAGCGCGATCGTCACCGGCGCGGGCCGCGGCCTCGGACGGGCCGAGGCGCTGGAACTCGCGCGGCTGGGTGCGGCCGTCGTCGTCAACGACTACGGGCCGCCGGGACGGGACGGCGTGGGCGAGCCGGCGGCCGGGTCGGTCTCCGACCCGGTGGCCGATTCGGTGGCCGAATCGGTGGCCGGGGAGATCCGCGCGGCGGGCGGCCGGGCCGTGGCCCACCTGGGCGACGTCGCCGACTTCGGGACGGCCCGCGCCCTGGTCGACCTGGCGGTCCGCGAGTACGGAAAGCTGGACATCCTGGTCAACAACGCGGGCATCCTGCGCGACCGGATGGTCTTCTCGATGAGCGAGGACGAGTGGGACGCGGTCGTCCGGGTCCACCTCAAGGGCCACTTCAACACCACACGTTTCGCGGCCGCGCACTGGAGGGAGCGCGCCAAGGCCGCGGGCGGCCGGGTCTACGGACGGATCGTCAACACCTCCTCCGAGGCGTTCCTCGCCGGCTCGGCGGGTCAGCCCAACTACGCGGCGGCCAAGGGCGGCATCGTCGGACTGACGACTTCGACGGCGCACGCCCTCGCGAAGTACGGCGTCACGGCGAACGTCATCTGCCCGCGCGCGAGGACCCGTATGACCGAGGACGTCTTCGCCGGCGTCGCGGAAGCGGAACCGGGCGGGTTCGACGCCCTCTCGCCGGAGCACGTGGCACCCCTGGTCGGCTACCTGTCCTCACCCGCCGCGGCGGTCGTCAACGGCCAACTGCTGGTCGTCCACGGCGGGATGGTGGCGGTGGTGGAACGGCCCCGGGTGGCGGCGAAGTTCGACGCGTCGCTTGAGAAGGGCCCGACGTTCAGCTTCGAGGAGCTGGCGGACGTGCTGACGCCGTACTTCGAGGCGCAACCACGGGGCGAGACGTTCGCGGCGGTGGAGGCGCTGGGCCTGAGGCGGGGGTAG
- a CDS encoding ABC transporter substrate-binding protein, with product MSLRRRGTAAAVALAAALSLAACGADGGADKDAAGKADDGGKKAVAQGGKDFGDAAAKTAAMGTDAEAGEFPRTITHALGKTEIKAAPKRVVVLDVGELDNVASLGIRPVGYAPTEGDDGIPGYLKKEAGNPKNVGTINSLNLEAIAALEPDLILGSQLRASDKYKELSQIAPTVFSIRPGFTWKENYLLNAAALDRTAEAKAKLGEYEKKAKQLGTDLGENKPTVTMLRYMPGKIRLYAKASFIGTILDDAGVPRPKNQQINDLAAEISPEKMDEADADWIFTGVYGDPSKTKRDTAESNPLWKDLRAVKAGQAKDVPDETWYLGLGVTAADKVLDDLRGFLVK from the coding sequence ATGTCCCTACGCCGCCGCGGCACAGCCGCCGCAGTCGCCCTCGCCGCCGCCCTCTCCCTCGCCGCCTGCGGCGCCGACGGCGGTGCGGACAAGGACGCTGCCGGCAAGGCGGACGACGGCGGCAAGAAGGCCGTGGCCCAGGGCGGCAAGGACTTCGGCGACGCCGCGGCCAAGACGGCGGCGATGGGCACGGACGCCGAGGCCGGCGAGTTCCCCCGCACCATCACCCACGCCCTCGGCAAGACCGAGATCAAGGCCGCTCCCAAGCGGGTCGTCGTCCTCGACGTCGGCGAGCTGGACAACGTGGCCTCCCTCGGCATCCGGCCCGTCGGCTACGCGCCCACCGAGGGCGACGACGGCATCCCCGGCTACCTGAAGAAGGAAGCCGGCAACCCCAAGAACGTCGGCACCATCAACAGCCTCAACCTCGAGGCCATCGCCGCCCTCGAGCCGGACCTGATCCTCGGCAGCCAGCTGCGCGCGAGCGACAAGTACAAGGAGCTGTCGCAGATCGCCCCGACGGTCTTCTCCATCCGCCCGGGCTTCACCTGGAAGGAGAACTACCTCCTCAACGCCGCGGCGCTCGACAGGACCGCGGAGGCGAAGGCCAAGCTCGGCGAGTACGAGAAGAAGGCGAAGCAGCTCGGCACCGACCTCGGCGAGAACAAGCCGACGGTCACCATGCTCCGCTACATGCCGGGCAAGATCCGCCTCTACGCGAAGGCGTCCTTCATCGGCACGATCCTCGACGACGCCGGCGTCCCGCGGCCGAAGAACCAGCAGATCAACGACCTCGCCGCCGAGATCAGCCCGGAGAAGATGGACGAGGCCGACGCCGACTGGATCTTCACCGGCGTCTACGGCGACCCGTCGAAGACCAAGCGCGACACCGCCGAGTCCAACCCGCTGTGGAAGGACCTGAGGGCCGTGAAGGCCGGGCAGGCCAAGGACGTTCCCGACGAGACCTGGTACCTGGGTCTCGGCGTCACCGCCGCCGACAAGGTCCTCGACGACCTGCGCGGGTTCCTCGTCAAGTAG
- a CDS encoding Nif3-like dinuclear metal center hexameric protein has protein sequence MPRLSEVISALDALWPPERAEQWDAVGTVCGDPDAEVLRVLFAVDPVQDVVEEARRLGADLLVTHHPLYLRGTTTVAAGHFKGRVVHTLIKNDIALHVAHTNADTADPGVSDALAGALDLRVVRPLVPDASDPNGRRGLGRVCELDHPETLREFAARAAKRLPATAQGIRLAGDPDATVRTVAVSGGSGDSLFDHVRAAGVDAFLTADLRHHPVSEATQHSPLGLVDAAHWATEWPWCEQAAAQLDAISDRYGWDLRVHVSETVTDPWSSHHDSSGAPN, from the coding sequence GTGCCCCGTCTGTCTGAAGTCATCTCCGCGCTCGACGCCCTCTGGCCTCCAGAGCGGGCCGAACAGTGGGACGCCGTCGGCACCGTCTGCGGGGACCCCGACGCCGAGGTCCTGCGGGTGCTGTTCGCCGTCGACCCCGTCCAGGACGTGGTCGAAGAGGCGCGGCGGCTCGGCGCCGACCTGCTCGTCACCCACCACCCGCTCTACCTGCGCGGTACGACGACGGTCGCGGCCGGCCACTTCAAGGGCCGGGTCGTGCACACGCTGATCAAGAACGACATCGCCCTGCACGTCGCGCACACCAACGCCGACACCGCCGACCCCGGCGTGTCCGACGCCCTCGCCGGCGCGCTGGACCTGCGCGTCGTACGGCCCCTGGTGCCCGACGCCTCGGACCCGAACGGCCGCCGCGGCCTCGGCCGCGTGTGCGAGCTGGATCATCCGGAGACGCTGCGCGAGTTCGCGGCGCGCGCCGCGAAGCGGCTGCCCGCCACCGCGCAGGGCATCCGCCTCGCCGGCGACCCCGACGCGACGGTCCGCACCGTCGCGGTGAGCGGCGGCTCCGGCGACAGCCTCTTCGACCACGTGCGCGCCGCCGGTGTGGACGCCTTCCTCACCGCCGACCTGCGCCACCACCCGGTGTCGGAGGCCACCCAGCACTCGCCGCTCGGCCTGGTCGACGCCGCGCACTGGGCGACCGAATGGCCCTGGTGCGAACAGGCCGCCGCGCAGCTCGACGCGATTTCCGACCGGTACGGCTGGGACCTGCGGGTCCACGTCTCCGAGACGGTCACCGACCCTTGGTCCTCCCACCACGATTCCTCTGGAGCCCCCAACTGA
- a CDS encoding zinc ribbon domain-containing protein gives MNAAPADQIRLLDVQSLDRRLSQLEHKRLSLPEHAEIESLTKDLTQLRDLLVAAQTEESDTAREQTKAEQDVDQVRQRATRDQQRLDSGAITSPKDLENLQREIVSLAKRQGDLEDIVLEVMERRESVQERVAELTERVSSVQAKVDAATARRDAAEQELDSEAASVTKEREVVAGSVPADLLKLYEKLRAQQGGVGAARLFQRRCEGCQLELNITELNEVRAAAPDTVLRCENCRRILVRTSESGL, from the coding sequence CTGAACGCCGCGCCCGCCGACCAGATCCGACTTCTCGACGTCCAGTCCCTCGACCGGCGCCTGTCGCAGCTCGAGCACAAGCGCCTGTCGCTGCCCGAGCACGCCGAGATCGAGTCGCTCACCAAGGACCTCACGCAGCTGCGTGACCTGCTCGTCGCCGCGCAGACCGAGGAGAGCGACACCGCCCGCGAGCAGACCAAGGCGGAGCAGGACGTCGACCAGGTGCGCCAGCGCGCCACCCGCGACCAGCAGCGGCTCGACTCCGGCGCGATCACCTCGCCCAAGGACCTCGAGAACCTGCAGCGCGAGATCGTCTCCCTCGCCAAGCGCCAGGGCGACCTGGAGGACATCGTCCTCGAGGTCATGGAGCGCCGTGAGTCCGTGCAGGAGCGCGTCGCCGAACTGACCGAGCGGGTCTCCTCCGTGCAGGCCAAGGTCGACGCCGCCACCGCCCGCAGGGACGCCGCGGAGCAGGAGCTCGACAGCGAGGCCGCGTCCGTCACCAAGGAGCGCGAGGTCGTCGCCGGCTCCGTCCCGGCCGACCTGCTGAAGCTGTACGAGAAGCTCCGCGCCCAGCAGGGCGGCGTGGGCGCGGCCCGGCTGTTCCAGCGCCGCTGCGAGGGCTGCCAGCTCGAGCTGAACATCACCGAACTGAACGAGGTTCGCGCCGCCGCGCCCGACACGGTCCTGCGCTGCGAGAACTGCCGCCGCATCCTCGTCCGCACGTCCGAATCGGGGCTGTAG
- a CDS encoding bifunctional RNase H/acid phosphatase: MPVPREFVVEADGGSRGNPGPAGYGAVVLDPVSGETLAEAAEYIGVATNNVAEYKGLVAGLKAAHALDPEALVRVRMDSKLVVEQMSGRWKIKHPDMKPLAAEAARVFPPAQVTYEWIPRERNKHADRLANEAMDAGKRGTQWEPSRSTAALDARDAEAARVVGDAAAGAAKARAALVRTGGSTAAAAPVVSDAVAGAELLATPAPASAGWGAPDLGLPATFVMLRHGETVLTPEKRFSGSGGSDPALSAVGRRQADAVAAALAERGTIQAIVSSPLRRCRETADAVASRLGLPVSVEEGLRETDFAAWEGLTYAEVRERYPDDLEAWLASPKAAPTGGGESFATVARRVAATRDKLLALHQGRTVLLVTHVTPVKTLVRLALGAPPESLFRMELSAASLSAVAYYADGNASLRLLNDTSHLR; this comes from the coding sequence GTGCCCGTACCGCGCGAGTTCGTCGTCGAGGCCGACGGCGGCTCACGAGGCAACCCCGGCCCCGCCGGCTACGGCGCGGTCGTCCTCGACCCGGTCTCCGGCGAGACCCTCGCCGAGGCCGCGGAGTACATCGGCGTGGCGACCAACAACGTGGCCGAGTACAAGGGCCTGGTCGCCGGTCTCAAGGCGGCCCACGCCCTCGACCCCGAGGCGCTCGTCCGCGTACGGATGGACTCCAAACTGGTCGTCGAGCAGATGTCGGGCCGCTGGAAGATCAAGCACCCCGACATGAAGCCGCTGGCCGCGGAGGCCGCCCGCGTCTTCCCGCCCGCGCAGGTCACCTACGAGTGGATCCCGCGCGAGCGCAACAAGCACGCCGACCGGCTCGCCAACGAGGCGATGGACGCGGGCAAGCGGGGCACGCAGTGGGAGCCGTCGCGCTCCACCGCGGCGCTCGACGCACGCGACGCGGAGGCCGCGCGCGTGGTCGGCGACGCGGCGGCCGGTGCGGCGAAGGCACGGGCGGCGCTGGTCCGCACCGGGGGCTCGACCGCTGCCGCCGCTCCCGTCGTCTCCGACGCGGTCGCGGGCGCGGAACTCCTGGCGACGCCCGCGCCTGCGTCCGCCGGATGGGGCGCCCCCGACCTGGGGCTGCCCGCCACGTTCGTCATGCTCCGGCACGGCGAGACGGTGCTCACCCCCGAGAAGCGCTTCTCCGGCAGCGGCGGCAGCGACCCGGCGCTCTCGGCCGTCGGCCGCCGCCAGGCCGACGCCGTCGCCGCGGCGCTCGCCGAGCGCGGCACGATCCAGGCGATCGTCAGCTCCCCGCTGCGGCGCTGCCGTGAGACGGCCGACGCCGTCGCGTCCCGACTGGGCCTTCCCGTCAGCGTCGAGGAGGGCCTGCGCGAGACCGACTTCGCGGCGTGGGAGGGCCTGACCTACGCGGAGGTACGGGAGCGGTACCCCGACGACCTCGAAGCGTGGCTCGCCTCCCCGAAGGCCGCGCCGACGGGCGGCGGCGAAAGCTTCGCCACGGTGGCGCGGCGGGTCGCCGCGACGCGGGACAAGCTCCTCGCGCTCCACCAGGGCCGCACGGTCCTCCTCGTCACCCACGTCACCCCGGTCAAGACCCTGGTCCGCCTGGCCCTCGGCGCCCCGCCGGAGTCCCTGTTCCGGATGGAACTGTCGGCGGCGTCGCTGTCGGCGGTGGCGTATTACGCGGACGGCAACGCGTCGCTGCGGCTGCTGAACGACACGTCGCACTTGCGGTGA